One Acidimicrobiia bacterium genomic window, GTGCGGCCGTCATCGATGCGGGCCTGGGGACGGTTGGTATCGACGACACCGTCATCACCACCGGGGCGAAGATCGAGAGACCACAGGGGTCCCTGGTTGACATCATGTTAAGACCGGAGGAACTCGAGCTGAACGGTTCGCACACCAATCGCATTCCCGGGACGATCGAGACCGTATCGTTCCTTGGCTCGATCGTCCGTGTTGTCGTTGATGCGGGAAAGATCCCGCTGACCGTGGACATCTTCAACGAACGGCTTCTGGATATGCCGTCGGTCGGGGACACCGTCGAGGTGACGTTCCCGCCGCACGCCTGCTGGGTCTTGAGCTGACATCCGCTTGACGGCTGAACTCGTTCGATGATCATTGGAGCTGGTGACGCCCGGTTTGACGTCGACGCCGTCATCTTCGACAAAGACGGCACCTTGATCGACTTACTCGCTTCGTGGTCCCCGGCCGGGCAGGCATGGATCGAAGTGGCCTCGGGCGGAGACGCCGAACTTGCCGAGGAACTTGGAAACGTGATCGGGGTTCACAACGGCGAGGTTGTTGCCAACGGGCTCCTGGCGGCCGGCACGATGGGACAGCTGCAGTCGGAGACGAGGGCGGTCCTCGAACACCACGGGATCGTCAACGTCGCAGATCGGATAGCCCGTGCTCGAGAGTTGGCAGCCCGTACCACCAACGAACACTTGACCCCGATCGGGTCGGTGGCCGACACTCTGCAACGGCTGGTGGCTGCCGGGTTGAAGATCGGTGTGGTCACCTCCGACGATCGAGGAGCCACCCTTGTCGGCCTCGACCGGCTCGGAATCAGCGAACTCGTCGGCGTGATCGTGGCCGGGGACGATGGGGTTGCTCCTAAACCCTCCCCCGAACCGCTTCGCCTCGGCGCAGCCGTCCTCGGTGTATCTATTGAACGAACCCTGTACGTAGGGGATTCGAACGTCGACCGGGAAGCGGCGCTCTCGGCTCCAACTGCTGGTTTTGTACTGGTCGCCGGCGCGGCTCAAAAAACGCGGCAACCAGGGGTTGACGCCATCGTCAATTCGATCGACGAACTTGTGATCGGCACCGATAGTGACTGAC contains:
- a CDS encoding HAD family hydrolase, whose product is MIIGAGDARFDVDAVIFDKDGTLIDLLASWSPAGQAWIEVASGGDAELAEELGNVIGVHNGEVVANGLLAAGTMGQLQSETRAVLEHHGIVNVADRIARARELAARTTNEHLTPIGSVADTLQRLVAAGLKIGVVTSDDRGATLVGLDRLGISELVGVIVAGDDGVAPKPSPEPLRLGAAVLGVSIERTLYVGDSNVDREAALSAPTAGFVLVAGAAQKTRQPGVDAIVNSIDELVIGTDSD